The sequence GCCAGGACTTCACTTCGCACCAAAGTTCATGCAGAGCTTGCTGATGTATTAACTGAGGTAAATATTCTCAATGTGTGCATGACCAAAACTgatgatttatatttttgtagGGGAATGAATCTGGCACACCGAACATATGGTTATACTAACAGCTTTCAAAAGGTGCAGATAGGAAAAGGAACATATAAAAAGCATTCTATACAAAAGTTTGCTTATAAACCATTCAAAGAAGTAACATGTTTTTATCCAAGAAGTATAACTGTGAAATCAAATTTCAGGAAAGGAGGTACATGGACTAGTTTTACAGGGACTTTTCTGCGTTGTCCCATCATACTGCACCCAATAGAATAATAATTCACATTGATAAAGAACCAGCTGGGTGTAGAACTATTTGGGATTAGTCTGTTGAGGACTATATTCTGGTGAAACAGTTCCTGAAAGAAACAGACAGTACCTGCCGTTGGTGTGCAAGCTGTTTTCTCAGTCATGTGAAACATTCACTTTTGATGTCCTAAAATTAGCTCCATTTTGTATGACACCTCTTATCTAAGACTATGCCCATGCATAAAATTAGCAAAATGAGTCCTTTAGTGTAGGCATCTGATGTGTCCACTTAAATTTCATATGCATAGCTGAAGAGGAAAAGAAGGCTAGGGCTTGTATAAGTGTACTACTGAAGAAAGTTATGTTGTGTGTTGATTTTAACTCTTAAATGGATTAATCAGCACTTGCATGTATTTTGATTTTCAGGCTGTTGTGGATTCTGTTTTAGCCATAAGACAAGCAAATGAATCGATTGACTTGCACATGGTTGAAATTATGGAGATGAAACATAAAACTGAAAGTGACACAACGTGAGTATCACTAGTGTGTTTTACTGCACAATCATATTTATTGATGTTTGTCCACAGACACTAGTCCATGGACATTCCATTACATggaatgtaattatttattactGGCAAATCTTTCTCAAGTGACAATTGgccaataaatgtttgtttttgtacaAATGGCTCCAGCATGCAAGTGGGTATCATTTCTGTCTACTATGGCTTTTCTCCAGGTGCATGGCTTCTACCCACAGCCAAACACTGATAACTTGCTCTAGTATTTATGCATTTTTGTGTCCATGGGGAAATTAGTCCATGCACTAGTGGATATTACAATCTAATGTGTAAAAGCAAACCTTGTTGTACAGTGCTATGTGACACTATGTTGCTGGCATGGATGAATTCTGCATTACCTTGCTGTGGTCTTCGCAGTCAGACACCATGCTAAATTAAAACTCATTTATGCTTTTCTTTGACGCTTTCTCTGATGGTAGCGTGTAGGCACAAATGAGTACAGTTTTAATGATTACAGTGGAAGAAGTGTTAATCACTAAGTAGAATTGCACTTAAAATTGAGAACTTGGTGTTAAGGGTAATATCTTAACTATAGTTTATGTACCTCTGGTCTGGCATTCATGATATCTGGTGGGCACACTGAAGTTGCTCCTTTCAATCCTGCAGGTAGTGTATGTTTGGGAAACAATACGCTGCCCCTGAAAAAATAACACTTGGCAGGGACAAAGAGAGCGCAGTGTTTGCTTCCGAACCCAGTCTTGCTTTAGACAGATGGTGTGAGTGTACAGTAGATGTTGGGGACTCCCAGATATCCTGAATGCTGGACCCCATGTATGTAACCTGTGGGCAGCAGATTATAAGTTAATTTACAATACAATGATCCTTAAACATACGGTGTTCctgaaaactttattttcttttcctaGGTTAATAAGAGGACTTGTGCTTGATCATGGGGCTCGTCATCCAGACATGAGAAAGAGAGTTGAAGATGCATTTATTCTTACTTGCAATGTGTCACTGGAGTATGAGAAAACGTATGTACTTTTTTGTTTCTGGAGTCAGCGCTTGTAAAATAACAAATGGCCTTGTATGAAAGACCTATGGTACTTGAAAAGTAGTcgaatgtatttttttacatccACTTTTGGGGACACAAAGACCGTGGGGATATAGAGGCCAATGCTGAAGCTGGACACTGGCGTTAATAACACTAAACAAAAATCTTCCCCCCTCACCAACTGTTGTTCAGTTTAAACAAAGTGCTCTGCAGTTTGGCTGCTTTATTGCACTTCTGTCTGTGGCagctaatattaaaaatatatagtttaatctTCTTGTAGCAGTTATGCAATATTAGTCTCCCAGACAGGAAAAATAACTAACAGGTGACTGAGGCAGGCGAATGGGGTGTCGGTCTTGATAACACCCTAACTTGGTGAGGGGACAGTCACTGGATTCTGTTTGCCCTGGTAGACGCTTTTACCTTCGGCTCCTTCTGATCCCTATAGGGATCAAAGTGGTTATTGCAGTTGGTCCCAGTCTATCAATTCTGCTCTATTGAATAGTTCAGGCGTCAGACCCTGATAGGAAAGGTTTCTCACACTAGGAGCAGCTTGGCTGAGATCTGTTATTTACAGGAGCCATAGCTGGACCACGGGGAGAGGTGCATCCCCAGGTTCATTACACCCCCTCCATAGCAGCCTTTACCTCAGAGCGGAAAGCTGACTGGTAGCTTGAAGTGGAAGAGGCTTCTATGAAGAAGTATTCCTTCTCTCCATTCCTCAGTTTGAAAAGCTATATATAAAAGGTGTCCTTTTGGGTGTCGCTCTGCTCCCACCCTATTAGGCTGATTTGTCTCTGTTATGTTTGGGGAgaatgttttttgggtttttttcctctTGTTTGTCTTGCCCTTTTTACATAGCCTGTGTATGTCCTTTTGTGCTAAAGAGTCTAATAGAATGGGGATATATCTTTTGTTCTCTGCTACTTAAGTAGGGAAAACTTTTGTTAAATTTGCTTCACCACCTACTGTAACATTTTACTATTGTGTGCCTACCCCCATCAAGAATCCAAATTGGAAATGCCGCTTCCTGGACCACAGCTTTAGTAGTGATAGGCAAACTGAGGCACCTCAGGGGCTGCTTGACGATCCTCTGAGTGGCCGCACACCATCATCTctgcaataaattaaaacaatagatTTATTCAGAGACCCCTATCTGTAAGAACATATCGGCaggtattttaaaaatgttaagctataacacacatctgacaataaatctGGTTTCCTATCAATGATCGAGCTTTGTATGTACAGTTCTTTTATGCTGCATACAGCTGTGTTTGTGTATAAATTGCAATAGATCAGTTATTTTGCATGAAAACTTAAAACCACTTGCTATGTTCTTttgatttataaaaaatatttttgtattgcaGGGAAGTGAATTCTGGTTTCTTCTACAAAAGCGCAGATGAACGTGAAAAACTAGTTAAAGCAGAGAGGAAGTTTATTGaagatagggtaaataaaatcATAGCCCTCAAGCAGAAGGTGTGTGGGGATTCTAGCAAAGGTTTCATTGTGATTAATCAAAAGGTAAGATAATACAAAGTCTTTAGATTTTATACCCGAGACATGCACAGAGAACACCCAAGTGTGACTTTTGTGGCATCCTTGGCTTTTAATCTGTGCTAGATTGAGGACTGTCCTTTTCCTCTGCATCTGGTGAGAATGCTCATTCACCTGCATGTATTCATAAGGACAGTACATGTAGATGTGCACTCACATTTCAATACCTTGTATACAGAAATGTAGTTTGTTTGTGTATTCGAGTTTAACCACTGCCTCTAAATTTTGTAGGGAAAATGGGGttcatttttggggggggggggaacgatGACTAATTCTGTAGGTGTGGTGTATAGTAAAGTAAATTTTGGACAGAGTTTACAGAATGTACTATATTGTTGGTACTACTTTAATGACCAAATAAAGTGGATCTTACTGCAATCTTACACCACTCGTCTGAAAAGACCAACCTAAAAactaatatttttacttttattctcCACATGGTTTGCTTGGTGCCTGTATCATGTCACATCCCATTATCTTTCTATTTAGCCTGTTTGAAACAAACTGAGCAGCTAACAATGTCTGAAAGGGATGTAAATGGGAAGAGCATCAACACTTACAAACATGCTGGGAGGGGATAGGAGTGTGACTGGTGAATGAGTGCAGACTCTGGCAGGTTTATCATGTGTTCTGTTGTACCTTGTGCATATGTTAATGTTCCATTTTAGTGTGTGTTTCTGTATGTTATACTTTTATGTATATACCAAAAAGTAGAGAGATATTCCTTAATGTGGTTTTTTAATATTTGCTCAGTTTTTAATAAGTTTATTTTCACATTCTCATCTCTTCCAATGTATTTCAGTTGAGCTATATAGTTGATAGGTGTTCTGGTATTGTGTGGTGGTAATCTGTAGTCTTGAGAATCTTAAAGGCTGTTGCACTATTTAACTGTAGCCCTTTCTTTTAGGGAATTGACCCATTTTCCTTGGATGCCCTCGCTAAAGAAGGGATTGTAGCCCTCCGTAGAGCAAAGAGAAGAAATATGGAGAGGTGAGTGGAAGGTGGTCTTGTTTTACGCTGTTTTTATGTCGGAAGACTAGATAGACATTGTTTTCTTTCTACTAGGCTAACTTTGGCTTGTGGCGGCAGTGCTATGAATTCAGTGGATGATCTCACCCCTGAGTGCTTGGGATATGCTGGTCTTGTCTATGAATACACAATGGTAAGTTGTGGTTTGtctgatctattttttttttattctttttcttctttacatTGGCCTCTCATAACTTCTGACGTACatgaattttatttattatatagctgtatttttttttttcccccagggAGAAGAGAAGTTCACTTTCATAGAACAGTGTGAAAATCCACGCTCTGTCACCCTGCTGGTCAAAGGGCCGAATAAGCACACACTAACACAAATTAAAGATGCCATTAGGGATGGGCTACGCGCAGTTAAAAATTCCATTGATGATGGTAAGTTGTGTCTTGGATCTActgacaaatattttttaaaattttaatgatGCAGTTAAATGTAAGTTACACGATGCTGCAATAAGATAAGTTTTACTTGTACGCTTTCTGAGCTTAACAATTTGTCAAGATGGTTATCTTTTTCTTTCTGTGAACAGGGTCTGTTGTGCCGGGTGCAGGTGCATTAGAAGTGGCAATAGCAGATGCTCTGGTCAAACACAAACCTAATGTTAAAGGTCGTGCCCAGCTGGGTGTGCAGGCATTTGCTGATGCTCTCCTCATCATTCCCAAGGTATTGATGTATTTGTTGTAACGGTGAACATATAAGTCTAGagttttttgttcttttaaaaaatattccacCTATCGCCCCATCTTCAAAGATTTACCATTAATGCAATGTACCTTGGATATGTACCCATTTTACAGTTTGTTTAGCTCTTTACTCCTAATCGTCTAGATTGAAATGGAAGGGACAGTCCCAAATGTAAATGTCCTAATGCACACCTACATTTATCTTATGGTAGGATTGAATTAAGTCACAGCCATGACCCTTTCATTGCCCTCAAAACCTGTCTATCAGTTTACCCAGCACAGAAGAAGGACTATGAATAACATGAATGTGCAGATAAAATCTTTGACACTTTCACTGCACCCTCTCCCACACTCTTCCTCCTTTCCCTAACTTGCCATGGTTCACCAACACCAGTGACTTGAGTCGAGGAGTAATAACTGCAGTAACTGAGGGACAGATTATTCACTACTTGTATCCAGGATAACACTGCAGtggctgctgattgttcttctgaTACAAAAACACTGATGCATGCAGAAGTTGGTTCCACCTCCCAATTGGTTCAAATGCTCAGTAGAGCACTTTAACTGTTCTTAATTATTAGGAGACTTCTAGCGACTTATTTAGCAGACAGAGAAAGCTGAAGCAGGAGGAGGAAGTAGTTTTTTGAGGCTCTTAAGTGGAAAGAGGTAATTCGCATATAGCACTAAAAAAAACCCCTGAGGTTTCCACGGGAGAGGAGGGGAGTAGAAATCATAGAAGTTAATAGTGCCTGAACTCCCACACCCagtactataccccaatgtctcgcagtgtcccccagtggtaggaaagagaaaaaggtAATTGATTTTAATTTATCACACTTAATCTTTGACACAACAGCAAACTTAGGAAGAGATACGTCAAAGTGCAAGTTTGAATATAGATAATTGGGAGGAAAAAAGGTAGATGCCTCTTAGCAACAAATATTTTGGTCTagcttttttttatctgtatcaaATTGTTCCcaacctttttattttaacttgtgTTCATCATATAGGTTCTTGCTCAGAACTCTGGATATGACCCCCAAGAGACTCTAGTGAAACTTCAAACAGAGTATGCAGAAACGGGCCAGCTCATTGGTGTAGACTTAAATACAGGTAACATTTCATTTTTAAGTTGAAGCTCTATTTGAGAGAAGTATAGCTTATTTGCTCACAACACTTCACAAGTAATACAAATTCTGAAGAATTTAATGatcttatttttaatgtgtttctAAACACAACTCTGCAGTGCCATTGCTTATGGCGATACCTGTGCCACACGTATAGGACGTCATCATTGATACACTCATATGGCATTTGCATTATTGGTCTTGTGGATCAAAAATGCCACCCTCaacccaaaaattatttttaactttttatctTTTTGGCTCACTTCCCCCCCTTAATGTGCTATATAAAGGGGTCTTATTTTTTCGAGATACTGTTCTTTTACACACACAGTACTGTGCACAACTTactgcaacaatttttttttttaatttgatgaCCAAAATAAAGTACTTTACCTAAAGTACTTTTTGGTCTCCCGAGCAGTTGTGTGCATAGTTCTCTGTAAAGAGgtagttttatttatattcaagATGTATTCTACACATTTTACAATCCAGTATAAATAAAGGCTGAttctgaaaacaatattgtgactgCTATTTTGTAAATGAAATATCTTTTATCAAATAGTCTAATATGTTTTGCGAAATGACAACTTTTAAtagcgtgtttttgttttgttttttctcaagGTGAACCGATGGTCTCTTCAGAGGCAGGAGTCTGGGACAACTATTGTGTTAAGAAGCAGCTTCTTCATTCCTGGTAATTCTATATAACTCACCTTAAACACTGATCCCTGTATTTTCCTTTtgcttgtgtgtgttttatgcaaATGGTAAAAGTTTTTCAAACCTTGTACTATCCTAAGCTTTCAAGCAGATACATACAGTGCTCCTATAATCCTTTTATGCTCATCCCAGTCCCTACAGTCAGCCTTAATCAGGTGTGATATACCTCAATACGTCGGGGTGGGATTGAGGCTAGATCTGAAGCATCGGAAAATAAGATTCATCCAGTTATGTAATAGAGCATATTCACTCAGTATTAGGCATATTTAagaaacatcatttttttcttgtagtactaataaataattatttcagaAGCTTAGGCTGGCGCTGGAAaggtgtttttgttgttttttgttttttttttctgttctctcctcattctgtataaatgaatttcaattgtttctttccgTGAGCGTATCCTGACCAGAGGTGCCGAAGCTCTCTGGAATGAGCAAATCATTGCTTATTTTAAACTCCTATGAAAGGATTAATCCTCAATTCATTCCGGGCaactaaattacagcatttgggGAGATCATCGCACTACAAAGCATCTAAAAAGTTTGTGTAGTGAGCATATAGGAACAAAAGCTACAAAACCAGCAATGACTTGTGAGATTAAACTCTGTATATGTCGATGGTAATATTTGCCTGTGTAGCTTAGCGCTTCTGAAACTGACTAacttaagattttattttttaatggcttttttttttttctccccccagCACGGTTATTGCAAGCAATATCCTCCTAGTGGATGAGATTATGAGAGCAGGAATGTCTTCTCTGAAAGGATGAATTTAGTATCTTCCAACATGAAAGATGGCTTATGCATTTACTCAAATCTTTAATGCATTCTACAGATGCTGTATTTGATTTGCTCAACCACTGGTTCCagtgaacaaaataaacaaaaaacaatagcacctaatgatttatttcatccaacgtttaaaatgtatttatttcattttttttttatggcactAAAGTGTACGAGTTGGTTCTCCAGTCTTTGTactcaataaaaatacatataatcttCACTACTTGTATGCTTTTAGTGCTTATTAACGCACATGCCAATACAAAGGGGTTT is a genomic window of Mixophyes fleayi isolate aMixFle1 chromosome 2, aMixFle1.hap1, whole genome shotgun sequence containing:
- the CCT6A gene encoding T-complex protein 1 subunit zeta, with protein sequence MSAIKALNPKAEVARAQAALAVNISAARGLQDVLRTNLGPKGTMKMLVSGAGDIKLTKDGNVLLHEMQIQHPTASLIAKVATAQDDITGDGTTSNVLIIGELLKQADRYISEGLHPRIVTEGFDEAKVKALKVLDEVKVSKEMDRETLINVARTSLRTKVHAELADVLTEAVVDSVLAIRQANESIDLHMVEIMEMKHKTESDTTLIRGLVLDHGARHPDMRKRVEDAFILTCNVSLEYEKTEVNSGFFYKSADEREKLVKAERKFIEDRVNKIIALKQKVCGDSSKGFIVINQKGIDPFSLDALAKEGIVALRRAKRRNMERLTLACGGSAMNSVDDLTPECLGYAGLVYEYTMGEEKFTFIEQCENPRSVTLLVKGPNKHTLTQIKDAIRDGLRAVKNSIDDGSVVPGAGALEVAIADALVKHKPNVKGRAQLGVQAFADALLIIPKVLAQNSGYDPQETLVKLQTEYAETGQLIGVDLNTGEPMVSSEAGVWDNYCVKKQLLHSCTVIASNILLVDEIMRAGMSSLKG